One genomic window of Bacillus mycoides includes the following:
- a CDS encoding YesL family protein produces MIARIYHLLEWIMKLLCLNLLWIGFTLIGFGVFGLFPSTVAMFQLIMDLINKKDTKMVTTFWNSYQSNFKKSNKMGFVIVLIGSILMTDLYFFQMYDTLVSRVLSLMSLSMLLFYVVNLLYIIQTFNHFEVKTFHYFKYATLIGIANPIKTIMIIITLILMSLLFLIYPGLLFMFGGSGIALVIVLFTKNIFARLKGVAL; encoded by the coding sequence AGAATGGATTATGAAATTGTTATGTCTTAATTTGTTGTGGATTGGATTTACATTGATTGGTTTTGGGGTGTTTGGATTATTCCCATCGACTGTTGCTATGTTCCAATTAATAATGGATTTGATCAATAAAAAGGATACAAAAATGGTAACAACTTTTTGGAATTCCTATCAATCTAATTTTAAAAAATCGAACAAAATGGGTTTTGTCATCGTTTTAATAGGATCGATACTTATGACGGATCTTTATTTTTTTCAAATGTATGACACCTTGGTAAGTAGGGTTCTTTCCCTTATGAGTTTGTCAATGCTTTTATTTTATGTAGTGAATTTACTCTATATTATTCAGACATTTAATCATTTTGAAGTAAAAACATTTCATTATTTTAAATATGCCACATTAATAGGTATAGCAAATCCGATAAAAACGATCATGATCATCATCACTCTCATTCTGATGTCACTTCTTTTTTTAATATATCCAGGTCTATTATTCATGTTTGGTGGTAGTGGTATTGCACTAGTCATCGTATTGTTTACAAAAAATATTTTTGCTCGCTTAAAAGGTGTAGCTCTATAA